AGTGCTGTGGTTGGTATTTTACAGAATGAGGAAAAATAATGTCGCAAAAATATAATGTTGCGGTACTTGGCGCAACAGGTCTTGTTGGCAAGCAAATTATCGAATTACTAGCGGAACGAAAATTTCCTGTAGACACATTGTACCCACTCGCGAGTAGCCGAAGCGCGGGTGAAGAAATTGACTTTATGGGTGAAAAAATCGAAGTCCTAGATGTTGAAGAGTTTGATTTTTCTAATGCCCATATCGGTTTGTTTTCAGCGGGTGGTTCCGTGTCGGAGAAATATGCACCAATCGCCGCTGAAGCTGGCTGCATTGTGATAGACAATACCTCACATTTTAGATACGACTTTGATATTCCATTAGTAGTTCCTGAGGTGAATAAAGACAGTCTTGCAGATTTTAGAAATCGTAACATCATTGCTAACCCAAACTGCTCTACAATCCAAATGCTAGTGGCGCTTAAACCAATTTATGATGCCTATGGCATTGACAGAATTAATGTCTCAACATACCAAGCGGTATCTGGTGCAGGTAAAGAAGCGGTAGATGAGTTGGCTAAGCAAACTGCAAACTTAATGAATGCAAGACCGATGGAAAACGAAGTATTTAGCAAACAAATCGCTTTTAACGTTATTCCTCAAATTGATGCATTCCAAGAAAATGGTTACACCAAAGAAGAAATGAAGATGGTGTGGGAAACGCAAAAAATCTTGGGCGATTCGAGTGTTTTGGTGAACCCGACTGCGGTTCGCGTTCCTGTGTTTTTTGGTCATGCTGAGGCCATTCATCTTGAAACGCGCATGCCTTATGATCTTGAACATGTTAAGCAGTTACTTGCTGATGCGCCGGGTGTTGAGCTAATTGAAGACGAAAACGATTACCCAACACCGGTAAGTGATGCAAGTGGTAACGATACCGTCTATGTAGGTCGTGTAAGGCAAGATATTTCACATCCACTGGGCTTAAACTTATGGGTGGTATCAGACAACACCAGAAAAGGTGCCGCAACAAATAGCATCCAAATTGCAGAAGCCCTGATAGAAAGCTATCTATAAGTACCCATTGATATCGCAAAGTAAGCAGAGTTTTGCTTACTTCATTTGCGCTATAACGGCAAACTTCTGCCAAGAAGTTTGCCGTTAAGTCAAATACTTGACTATTCTTCACCTATATCAGCTATTCCAAAA
This portion of the Pseudoalteromonas sp. GCY genome encodes:
- a CDS encoding aspartate-semialdehyde dehydrogenase, which encodes MSQKYNVAVLGATGLVGKQIIELLAERKFPVDTLYPLASSRSAGEEIDFMGEKIEVLDVEEFDFSNAHIGLFSAGGSVSEKYAPIAAEAGCIVIDNTSHFRYDFDIPLVVPEVNKDSLADFRNRNIIANPNCSTIQMLVALKPIYDAYGIDRINVSTYQAVSGAGKEAVDELAKQTANLMNARPMENEVFSKQIAFNVIPQIDAFQENGYTKEEMKMVWETQKILGDSSVLVNPTAVRVPVFFGHAEAIHLETRMPYDLEHVKQLLADAPGVELIEDENDYPTPVSDASGNDTVYVGRVRQDISHPLGLNLWVVSDNTRKGAATNSIQIAEALIESYL